In Helicobacter pylori, a single genomic region encodes these proteins:
- a CDS encoding NifU family protein, with translation MIEFSDEDLQKPVRIVIEKIRPYLLKDGGNIEVLGVKSMKIYVALEGACKTCSSSKITLKNVIERQLKMDIHPNLEVVCLENAKEFDKL, from the coding sequence ATGATAGAATTTAGCGATGAAGATTTACAAAAACCGGTGCGTATTGTGATAGAAAAGATCCGCCCTTACTTGCTCAAAGATGGCGGTAATATTGAAGTGCTAGGGGTGAAAAGCATGAAAATTTATGTGGCTTTAGAGGGAGCGTGTAAGACTTGCTCTAGCAGTAAGATCACTTTAAAAAATGTCATTGAAAGGCAGCTTAAAATGGATATTCACCCCAATTTAGAAGTGGTGTGCTTAGAAAACGCTAAGGAGTTTGATAAGCTTTAA
- a CDS encoding histidine kinase: MQKFDYEFKKRALIKEGFLAFKQAHYAEALRLFSEVLFLDKDNQKAKVGALLSDIAKDFPKEAHSFYELYQSLIAMQKRSLKNQAEEQIINLIASFDEGLNQMTEKIDAQISQKGEELNGILYADFKRLSLERGFKEAFEDLMFSSRVIFDNKEDFYEFLKELNHYGYYELAINYIENMHEDSFIYDKFLRSLLEYALKSNKA; this comes from the coding sequence ATGCAAAAGTTTGATTATGAATTTAAAAAGCGCGCGTTGATTAAAGAGGGATTTTTAGCGTTCAAGCAAGCCCATTACGCTGAAGCGTTACGCCTTTTTTCTGAAGTGTTGTTTTTGGATAAAGACAACCAAAAAGCCAAAGTGGGGGCGTTATTAAGCGACATCGCTAAGGATTTCCCTAAAGAAGCCCATAGCTTTTATGAATTGTATCAAAGCTTGATCGCTATGCAAAAACGAAGCTTAAAAAACCAGGCTGAAGAGCAAATCATCAATTTGATCGCTTCTTTTGATGAGGGATTGAACCAAATGACTGAAAAGATTGATGCGCAAATTTCTCAAAAAGGCGAGGAATTGAACGGCATTTTGTACGCGGATTTCAAACGCTTGAGCTTGGAGCGCGGTTTTAAGGAAGCGTTTGAAGATTTGATGTTCAGCTCTAGGGTGATTTTTGACAATAAAGAGGATTTTTATGAATTTTTGAAAGAATTGAACCATTATGGCTATTATGAATTAGCAATAAATTACATTGAAAACATGCATGAAGATTCTTTTATTTACGATAAGTTTTTGCGTTC